From a region of the Daphnia pulicaria isolate SC F1-1A chromosome 1, SC_F0-13Bv2, whole genome shotgun sequence genome:
- the LOC124313144 gene encoding 1-phosphatidylinositol 4,5-bisphosphate phosphodiesterase delta-1-like, with the protein MVFGAVSVDVHTSDFRLDFAAVAFYYLTFYRYFVFPQSGTSVFWLKLTETAHRPGDPPRSKYKTQNSIMAVVSSNKSQIYPSHLLEETPEFQDVVASSPTGTSTDDADLAALRTGVVLWKLRACDSWYRRRYWVNTLNMRLLYDPSHKPFWRNSKQHIDISDIKDARLGWKTDIFNRAGRQAEKKRAKDPERPPMLKEDCCFSIIHGQANKSLDLVASDSETAATWVRGFKSLITVVQSAEKRRSDQQWLKLLFNKADKDGSGALHFEECCELLLHLNIKVDPETAMKLFQISNVNKRKIKGEQAIDAEEFIQFYQLLLVRPEIETLFRKYSEEDGASMSPNGLRQFLEKEQSMKEVNAEFAVGLIRRFDPSPSKEMGRMTLAGFTALMTSPMFDVLDEGHRDGVIQDMTRPLSHYFMASSHNTYLTGNQLTSDSSIEAYISALKNGCRCIELDLWDGPEGEPIIYHGNTLTGSVPVKDVLNDAVKPFAFKASTYPLFLSFENHLSLEQQAVLATQIKDAIGDLLCLMDVKDMKVLPSPEQLRNKIVIKAKKYTHGVPQSLPLPAVPVAPAANASPSSSPVPAQEEQPTGKSPTSNPPVVPPKNASENKSILQPVAKDLLDMINICEAVKFHSFSHSLNKDECYHISSFSEGKASDLIAESADAFVKHTTRQMVRIYPAATRTTSSNFSPFPHWAVGSQIVALNYQTNSKEMRLYRGFFRQNGSCGYVLKPDYLINDKFPVALERDKLLKYLKVRIISGQYLPKVGDNENSIVDPYVTIKILGHSADTFTFRTRVVTNNGFNPYWNESVEVFLRAPELAVICFTVKDSQTIGASRFIGSYALPVNCLAPGYRHVPLNCNGEPLSSATICIQTEMKDLN; encoded by the exons ATGGTGTTTGGTGCAGTGTCGGTTGACGTGCACACATCAGATTTTCGCCTTGactttgctgctgttgctttttattatttgactttttatagatattttgtttttccccaaTCTGGCACGTCCGTTTTCTGGCTAAAACTAACCGAAACAGCACACAGACCGGGCGACCCCCCGAGATCGAAATACAAAACCCAAAACAGCATCATGGCCGTCGTCTCGTCCAACAAAAGCCAAATCTATCCTTCACACTTGCTCGAGGAAACACCCGAATTTCAAG ATGTGGTAGCAAGTTCGCCTACCGGTACTTCAACCGACGACGCTGACCTAGCCGCTCTTCGCACGGGCGTCGTTCTGTGGAAACTTCGTGCGTGTGACTCTTGGTACCGACGGCGTTACTGGGTTAATACCCTAAACATGCGTCTACTCTACGATCCCAGTCACAAACCCTTTTGGCGCAACTCCAAACAGCACATCGACATCTCGGACATCAAAGATGCTCGACTAGGCTGGAAAACGG ACATCTTCAACCGAGCCGGCCGGCAAGCTGAGAAGAAACGCGCCAAAGATCCCGAGCGGCCACCGATGCTGAAAGAAGACTGTTGTTTTTCGATTATTCACGGGCAGGCGAACAAAAGCCTGGACCTGGTGGCCAGTGATTCCGAGACTGCCGCCACTTGGGTCAGAGGATTCAAGTCTTTGATAACCGTCGTGCAATCGGCTGAGAAACGCAGATCGGATCAGCA ATGGttgaagctgttgtttaaTAAGGCGGATAAAGACGGTTCTGGCGCATTACATTTCGAAGAATGCTGCGAACTTTTATTGCATCTTAACATTAAGGTTGATCCGGAAACAGCCATGAAATTATTTCAG ATTTCCAATGtgaacaagagaaaaatcaaaggGGAACAGGCAATTGATGCTGAAGAGTTTATCCAGTTTTATCAGTTGCTTCTCGTCCGACCAGAGATTGAGACCTTATTCAGAAA ATACTCGGAAGAAGACGGGGCTTCAATGTCGCCAAACGGCCTGAGACAATTTCTAGAAAAAGAacagtcgatgaaagaagtcAATGCGGAATTCGCCGTCGGATTGATTCGCCGTTTTGATCCATCGCCTTCCAAAGAAATGGGGAGGATGACTCTCGCCG GTTTTACGGCGCTAATGACGTCTCCCATGTTCGATGTCCTGGATGAAGGTCACCGTGATGGAGTGATCCAGGATATGACCCGTCCTCTCTCTCACTATTTTATGGCTTCATCCCACAACAC GTATTTAACAGGAAATCAACTGACCAGCGATAGCAGTATCGAGGCCTACATATCGGCTCTGAAGAATGGATGTCGTTGCATAGAAC tggATCTTTGGGATGGACCCGAAGGAGAACCGATCATCTACCACGGAAATACTTTGACTGGCAGCGTTCCAGTCAAAGATGTTCTGAACGACGCTGTAAAGCCATTCGCTTTCAAGGCGTCTACATACCCTCTCTTTCTGTCATTCGAAAATCACCTCAGCCTGGAACAACAAGCTGTGCTGGCCACTCAGATCAAAGATGCCATAGGAG ATCTCCTGTGCCTCATGGACGTCAAGGATATGAAAGTGCTTCCGTCTCCTGAGCAGCTTCGAAATAAGATCGTCATCAAAGCTAAAAAGTATACGCATGGTGTACCGCAGAGTCTACCTTTGCCTGCAGTCCCTGTAGCCCCTGCAGCCAATGCCAGtccgtcttcttctcctgTTCCGGCACAGGAAGAGCAACCTACCGGGAAAAGCCCAACTTCAAACCCGCCGGTCGTTCCTCCGAAAAACGCGAGCGAGAATAAG TCAATTTTGCAACCGGTTGCAAAGGATCTGCTAGACATGATCAATATTTGCGAAGCCGTCAAGTTTCACAGCTTTTCCCACAGCCTGAATAAAG ATGAGTGCTATCACATTTCCTCCTTTTCTGAGGGCAAAGCGTCGGATCTGATTGCAGAATCAGCTGATGCTTTCGTTAAGCACACAACACGTCAAATGGTTCGCATTTATCCCGCAGCGACGAGAACTACCTCGAGCAATTTTTCGCCATTTCCTCACTGGGCAGTTGGTAGCCAAATCGTGGCGTTAAACTACCAGACCAATAGCAAAGAAATGCGACTCTACCGCGGATTTTTTCGCCAAAACGGCAGTTGTGGTTACGTGCTCAAACCCGATTATTTAATCAACGACAAATTTCCGGTTGCCCTCGAGCGCGATAAATTGCTCAAATATTTGAAAGTAAGGATCATCAGCGGCCAATATTTACCCAAAGTGGGGGATAACGAAAATTCAATCGTCGACCCTTACGTCACGATTAAAATTCTGGGTCATTCGGCCGACACCTTTACGTTTCGCACTCGCGTCGTGACCAACAATGGGTTCAATCCATACTGGAATGAATCGGTCGAAGTATTTCTGCGAGCGCCAGAGTTGGCCGTCATTTGCTTCACGGTTAAAGACAGCCAAACTATTGGTGCCAGTCGTTTTATCGGATCTTACGCCTTACCCGTCAATTGCCTAGCCCcag gATATCGTCACGTCCCGTTAAATTGCAATGGGGAACCGCTCTCTTCGGCGACGATTTGTATTCAAACTGAAATGAAAGATTTAAACTAG